In Scophthalmus maximus strain ysfricsl-2021 chromosome 21, ASM2237912v1, whole genome shotgun sequence, one genomic interval encodes:
- the msl2b gene encoding E3 ubiquitin-protein ligase MSL2b — protein sequence MNPVNATSLYVSASRSVLQCDPRDPRALAELCKLLPFFRQSLSCLVCGNLLQDPIAPTDSSCQHYVCRGCKGQRMQLKPSCSWCKDYSRFEENRQLSLLVHCYRKLCLYITQSPLAPHIASAAGDSPDLQAVLNEGLTLVESEPEVEDVSDSVGPSHAASTSDVFHPNEAPPSKELKGEELSTASVNGLHDCNGLVSSDSLQPITIETGSDVVKQESFAGEIPVCVSVTGTGEAGLCDISTFGDDLKHGGGPLLLSVEEVLRTLETDTDPDPTPEPDCPQSGLNGPHCPSGPVSSRLIPSHPPENSPRPLQSHPQPSLQPPPQPCTVVPRAPPRCHRKRSRSESDSEKVQPLPISSLLRGSPLGANSSPHHPNPGATTKQEPRFPAALPHPHLAPVPNGGPLKVGKAVLVSNKALKKTVEHHGAAKKAYTKARQGAPKPRAQPRDRVPPHPHAHPLTHPPSPSKPLYKKPVEKKGCKCGRATQNPSVLTCRGQRCPCYSNRKACLDCICRGCQNSYMANGEKKLEAFAVPEKALEQTRLTLGINLTSITAAALRGPATSSPGSALLNVATATGAPATAFLSGAGHDSRGFDDSLEMRFDC from the exons ATGAACCCGGTGAATGCGACCTCTCTCTACGTGTCCGCGAGCCGCTCGGTGCTGCAGTGCGACCCCCGAGACCCGCGGGCCCTCGCGGAGCTCTGCAAGCTGCTGCCGTTCTTCCGCCAGTCCCTGTCCTGCCTGGTCTGTG GTAACCTGCTGCAGGACCCCATCGCTCCCACCGACTCGTCATGTCAGCACTATGTGTGTCGAGGCTGTAAGGGTCAGAGGATGCAACTGAAGCCCTCCTGCAGCTGGTGCAAGGACTATTCTCGCTTCGAGGAGAACCGGCAGCTCTCCCTGCTTGTCCACTGCTACAGGAAGCTCTGCCTCTACATCACCCAGTCTCCGCTCGCGCCGCACATAGCCAGCGCCGCCGGAGACTCGCCAGACCTGCAGGCCGTCCTCAACGAGGGCCTGACGTTGGTGGAGAGCGAGCCGGAGGTCGAGGATGTTTCGGATTCGGTCGGGCCGTCGCACGCGGCCTCCACCTCTGACGTGTTCCATCCCAACGAAGCTCCGCCTTCAAAGGAGCTCAAGGGGGAGGAGCTGAGCACCGCAAGCGTTAACGGACTGCACGATTGTAACGGCCTCGTTAGTTCGGACTCCCTGCAACCCATCACCATAGAAACGGGCAGCGATGTTGTCAAGCAGGAAAGCTTTGCGGGGGAgatccctgtgtgtgtgagcgtcacAGGAACTGGGGAGGCGGGGCTTTGTGACATCAGCACTTTCGGGGACGACCTGAAACACGGCGGGGGGCCGCTGCTGCTGAGCGTTGAGGAGGTGCTCAGGACTCTGGAGACGGACACTGACCCTGACCCCACGCCTGAGCCGGACTGCCCTCAGTCGGGCCTCAACGGGCCGCATTGCCCTTCCGGCCCGGTTTCCTCCCGCCTCATCCCCTCCCATCCCCCGGAAAACAGCCCTCGCCCCCTCCAGTCTCACCCACAGCCCTCCCTGCAGCCTCCACCTCAGCCCTGCACGGTCGTCCCACGAGCCCCCCCTCGGTGCCACCGCAAGCGCTCGCGCTCGGAAAGCGACAGCGAAAAGGTGCAGCCACTCCCCATCTCCAGCCTGCTGCGAGGGTCTCCCCTCGGTGCCAACAGCTCCCCCCACCACCCTAACCCCGGTGCCACCACCAAACAGGAGCCCAGATTCCCTGCGGCCTTGCCGCACCCCCACCTGGCCCCGGTGCCGAACGGCGGCCCCCTCAAAGTGGGGAAGGCCGTGCTCGTCTCCAACAAGGCACTTAAAAAGACTGTGGAGCATCACGGGGCCGCCAAGAAGGCTTATACCAAGGCCCGGCAAGGTGCCCCCAAGCCCCGCGCGCAGCCCCGCGACCGggtgcccccccacccccacgcaCACCCGCTGACGCACCCACCCAGCCCCTCAAAGCCACTGTACAAGAAGCCCGTGGAGAAGAAGGGCTGCAAGTGCGGCAGAGCCACGCAGAACCCCTCTGTGTTGACCTGTAGGGGGCAGCGCTGCCCCTGCTACTCCAACCGCAAG GCATGTCTGGACTGCATCTGCCGCGGCTGCCAGAACTCCTACATGGCCAACGGGGAGAAGAAGCTGGAGGCCTTTGCCGTGCCGGAGAAGGCGCTGGAGCAGACCCGCCTCACGCTGGGGATCAACCTCACCAGCATCACGGCAGCGGCGCTACGCGGCCCGGCCACCAGCTCCCCGGGCAGCGCCCTCCTCAACGTGGCCACGGCCACGGGGGCGCCCGCCACAGCCTTCCTGTCGGGGGCGGGGCACGACAGCAGGGGCTTTGACGACTCACTGGAGATGCGGTTTGACTGTTGA